The following are encoded together in the Lactuca sativa cultivar Salinas chromosome 1, Lsat_Salinas_v11, whole genome shotgun sequence genome:
- the LOC111916663 gene encoding secoisolariciresinol dehydrogenase produces the protein MSIPAKRLEGKVALITGAASGIGECCAKLFAAHGAKVIIADVQDQLGQAVSEAIGSSNSMYIHCDITNEEEVKNTIDTAVATYGKLDIMFNNAGIADAFKPRIMDNEKKDIERVLGVNVIGTFLCMKHAARVMVPQKSGSIITTSSLTSHLGGMASHAYSCSKHALVGLTRNLAVELAPFGIRVNCVSPFGIATPMTADFIGLEREVFENMINGVANLKGVTHKPDDVAYAALYLASDEAKYVTAQNMLVDGGLSYCNNSFNMFKYPEEAT, from the exons ATGTCGATTCCTGCAAAAAG ACTAGAAGGAAAAGTAGCATTGATAACCGGAGCAGCGAGTGGTATTGGTGAGTGTTGTGCAAAGCTTTTTGCCGCACATGGAGCAAAAGTCATCATCGCAGACGTCCAAGACCAACTCGGTCAAGCAGTCTCTGAGGCAATAGGCTCATCAAACTCAATGTACATCCACTGCGACATCACCAACGAAGAAGAAGTCAAAAACACCATCGATACTGCAGTCGCCACTTACGGAAAACTTGACATCATGTTCAACAACGCGGGAATAGCAGATGCTTTCAAGCCACGCATTATGGACAATGAGAAAAAGGACATTGAACGTGTACTTGGTGTCAATGTCATAGGCACCTTTTTGTGCATGAAACATGCAGCTAGGGTTATGGTTCCACAGAAATCGGGCTCGATTATAACAACATCTAGCCTCACTTCACATCTTGGTGGTATGGCTAGTCATGCTTACTCGTGTTCAAAACACGCGTTAGTTGGTCTAACTAGGAATCTAGCTGTTGAGCTTGCACCATTTGGCATTCGAGTCAATTGTGTTTCACCTTTTGGAATTGCTACACCGATGACTGCTGATTTCATCGGGCTTGAAAGGGAGGTTTTTGAGAATATGATAAATGGAGTCGCGAACCTTAAGGGTGTGACACATAAACCAGATGATGTTGCATATGCTGCTCTTTATTTGGCTAGTGATGAGGCTAAGTATGTAACTGCACAAAATATGCTTGTTGATGGTGGATTGAGCTATTGTAATAACTCTTTCAACATGTTTAAGTATCCCGAGGAGGCCACTTAA